The proteins below are encoded in one region of Sphingopyxis sp. YR583:
- a CDS encoding crotonase/enoyl-CoA hydratase family protein — translation MGEFLSVERRGKIAILTMIKPESMNAIGTHEDCQDIIDTLRDLGDDRGVSAIILTGSGKAFSAGGNLKGMQDRTGIGVLDQPDSTRANYRKGVQAVIRALMDCEVPMIAAVNGHAIGLGADLACTCDIRIAAESAKFACSFIKVGIVPGDGGAWLLQKILGYPRAAELFLTGDRFDAAQAKEYGLVTDVVPDAELLDRAIAIAERIVCNPPRALRLTKRLLREAQHSRMSDILELSAAYQAIVHETADNREAINAFVEKRPPVFTGE, via the coding sequence ATGGGTGAATTTTTGAGTGTCGAGCGGCGGGGCAAGATTGCGATCCTGACCATGATCAAGCCCGAGAGCATGAATGCGATCGGCACGCATGAAGACTGCCAGGACATCATCGACACTCTGCGCGACCTCGGCGATGACCGCGGCGTCAGCGCGATCATCCTCACCGGCAGCGGCAAGGCGTTCAGCGCCGGCGGAAACCTGAAAGGCATGCAGGATCGCACCGGCATCGGCGTGCTCGACCAGCCCGATTCGACCCGCGCCAATTACCGCAAGGGCGTGCAGGCGGTGATCCGCGCGCTGATGGATTGCGAGGTGCCGATGATCGCCGCGGTCAACGGTCATGCAATCGGGCTCGGCGCCGACCTCGCCTGCACCTGCGACATTCGCATCGCCGCCGAAAGCGCGAAATTCGCGTGCAGCTTCATCAAGGTCGGCATCGTTCCCGGTGACGGCGGCGCCTGGCTGCTCCAGAAAATTCTCGGCTATCCGCGCGCTGCCGAATTGTTCCTGACCGGCGACCGCTTTGACGCGGCGCAGGCAAAGGAATATGGTCTGGTAACGGACGTCGTGCCCGATGCGGAACTGCTCGACCGTGCGATCGCCATCGCCGAGCGGATCGTCTGCAACCCGCCCCGCGCGCTGCGCCTGACGAAGCGTTTGCTGCGCGAAGCACAGCACAGCCGGATGAGCGATATTTTGGAACTGAGCGCGGCCTATCAGGCGATCGTCCACGAAACCGCGGATAACCGCGAGGCGATCAATGCGTTCGTCGAAAAGCGTCCCCCGGTGTTTACAGGAGAATGA
- a CDS encoding Xaa-Pro dipeptidase, whose amino-acid sequence MQSRVKFGSFLRGIMFGSTALAAAFALPAQAQDGTGQTVITAARYIDVATGKTVEYPAIFVGADGRISNIADARTVRWGSNVKHIDLGDKTLVPGLIDMHVHLDGPADIGGYRGLEFTDSFWGMTAVKNANDMLGAGFTTVRNVGSSDRNDIGLKQAIDAGYATGPRIVPAGYALGATGGHCDSTFLPPSLEKKDGKEEGIGDNPEELRYQVRRQRKYGAEVIKVCATGGVFSRNTEPGQLQVSEKELAAIADEAHQWGLRVAAHAHGASGIRAAIAAGIDTIEHVSLVDDEGIRMAVARKQPVWFSMDIYNTEYTQAEGAKNGVLEDNLRKDREVAQIQRDNFRKAVKAGVRMVFGSDAGVMPHGDVGKQFRVMVEYGMTPLQAIQAATKNAAEALGREKDVGAIAVGRYADIVAVDGDPLADVRQLESVDAVVKGGVLVRGK is encoded by the coding sequence ATGCAATCGCGAGTGAAGTTCGGCAGTTTTCTGCGGGGAATCATGTTTGGCTCGACGGCGCTGGCTGCAGCCTTTGCACTACCCGCGCAGGCACAGGACGGCACCGGCCAGACGGTGATCACCGCGGCGCGCTACATCGACGTGGCGACCGGCAAGACGGTCGAGTATCCCGCGATCTTCGTTGGCGCCGACGGCCGCATCTCGAACATCGCCGACGCACGGACGGTACGCTGGGGATCGAACGTCAAACATATCGATCTTGGCGACAAGACGCTCGTCCCGGGCCTGATCGACATGCACGTCCATCTCGACGGCCCCGCCGACATCGGCGGTTATCGCGGGCTCGAATTCACCGACAGCTTCTGGGGCATGACCGCGGTCAAAAATGCGAACGACATGCTGGGTGCCGGCTTCACCACGGTGCGCAATGTCGGATCGAGCGACCGTAACGATATCGGGCTCAAGCAGGCGATCGACGCGGGTTACGCGACCGGACCCCGCATCGTGCCGGCAGGCTATGCGCTCGGTGCGACCGGCGGCCATTGCGACAGCACCTTCCTGCCGCCCAGCCTTGAAAAGAAGGACGGCAAGGAAGAGGGCATCGGCGATAATCCCGAGGAGCTTCGCTATCAGGTTCGCCGCCAGCGCAAATATGGTGCCGAGGTGATCAAGGTGTGCGCGACGGGCGGCGTCTTCTCGCGCAACACCGAACCCGGCCAGCTTCAGGTGTCCGAAAAGGAGCTCGCCGCGATCGCCGACGAGGCGCACCAATGGGGACTTCGCGTCGCCGCGCACGCGCATGGCGCGTCGGGCATCCGCGCTGCGATCGCCGCAGGCATCGACACGATCGAGCATGTCAGCCTGGTCGATGACGAGGGCATTCGCATGGCCGTCGCGCGCAAGCAGCCGGTCTGGTTCTCGATGGACATCTACAACACCGAATATACGCAGGCCGAGGGCGCCAAGAATGGCGTGCTCGAGGACAATCTGCGCAAGGATCGCGAAGTGGCCCAGATCCAGCGCGACAATTTCCGCAAAGCGGTGAAGGCCGGCGTGCGCATGGTGTTCGGTTCCGACGCGGGCGTGATGCCGCACGGCGACGTCGGCAAGCAGTTCCGCGTCATGGTCGAGTACGGGATGACCCCGCTGCAGGCGATCCAGGCCGCAACCAAGAACGCCGCCGAGGCACTCGGCCGCGAAAAGGATGTCGGCGCGATTGCCGTCGGGCGTTACGCCGACATCGTTGCAGTCGACGGCGATCCGCTGGCCGACGTCCGCCAGCTCGAAAGCGTCGATGCGGTGGTGAAGGGCGGGGTGCTCGTCCGGGGCAAATAA
- a CDS encoding tyrosine-protein phosphatase, whose product MIAERVLPLSGVHNFRDYGGYAVEGGGRLRDGTLWRSAHHEAATDDDLDALDALGLETVVDLRGDDERELHPCRRSETFSARVLYAGGITAGLAPHLQAAGGTIDVETARERMIDTYAGMPYRPALVATLRLYLAALAEYDAPSLVHCVAGKDRTGFAVAIVHRLLGVHEDDLMQDYLLTNTAGKIEERIAQGAAHIRSRYGAEIHDDAIRALMSVNPAYLDAALATVRRDHGDIPTYAEAVLNFTPAMREALVDRLVV is encoded by the coding sequence ATGATTGCCGAACGCGTCCTGCCGCTGTCCGGCGTCCACAATTTCCGCGACTATGGCGGCTATGCCGTCGAGGGTGGCGGGCGGCTGCGTGACGGGACTTTGTGGCGCTCGGCGCACCATGAGGCGGCGACCGACGACGATCTCGACGCGCTCGACGCGCTGGGGCTGGAGACGGTGGTCGACCTGCGCGGCGACGACGAGCGCGAATTGCATCCGTGCCGCCGATCCGAAACCTTCTCCGCGCGCGTGCTTTATGCGGGCGGTATCACCGCCGGGCTTGCGCCGCATCTGCAGGCGGCGGGCGGAACGATCGATGTCGAAACGGCGCGCGAGCGCATGATCGATACCTATGCCGGCATGCCCTATCGTCCCGCGCTCGTCGCGACGCTGCGGCTCTATCTGGCGGCGCTTGCCGAATATGATGCCCCCAGTCTCGTCCACTGTGTCGCGGGCAAGGATCGCACGGGCTTTGCCGTCGCGATCGTCCATCGGTTGCTCGGCGTCCATGAGGATGATCTGATGCAGGATTATCTCCTCACCAACACCGCGGGCAAGATCGAGGAACGCATCGCGCAGGGCGCGGCGCATATCCGTTCGCGCTATGGCGCCGAGATCCACGACGATGCGATCCGCGCGCTGATGTCGGTCAACCCCGCCTATCTCGACGCCGCGCTCGCCACGGTGCGGCGCGACCATGGCGATATCCCGACCTATGCCGAGGCGGTGCTGAACTTCACCCCTGCGATGCGCGAGGCACTGGTCGACCGGCTGGTGGTGTAG
- a CDS encoding acyl-CoA dehydrogenase family protein, which translates to MARANCWASFDPDFSRALGAAGYVGMTLPAQYGGGDRHPLGRYVVIEELLAAGAPVGAHWIADRQTGPLILRYGSEEQRQRYLPGIARGELYACIGLSEPGAGSDLAAVRTTARETAEGWRINGQKIWTTGAHFSHIMLALVRTEEGSERNAGLSQLLIDLDTPGITIRPIIDMAGSHDFNEVFFDDVLVPHGALVGERGQGWKQVTAELGLERSGPERYLSSHALFVALVDAAGPDPDPALATLIGELAAEMWTLRQLSMSTAAKLAAGDDPMVEASVVKELGNAFEQDMPRRVQAIVDCGWSDEDDLAKLLRALLIASPSFSLRGGTREVIRGIIARGLGLR; encoded by the coding sequence GTGGCGCGGGCGAATTGCTGGGCGAGTTTCGATCCCGATTTCAGCCGCGCGCTCGGCGCTGCGGGCTATGTCGGGATGACGCTTCCGGCGCAATATGGCGGCGGCGACCGGCATCCGCTGGGACGTTATGTGGTGATCGAAGAATTGCTCGCGGCGGGTGCTCCGGTCGGCGCGCACTGGATCGCCGACCGGCAGACCGGGCCGCTGATCCTGCGCTATGGCAGCGAGGAACAGCGCCAACGCTACCTGCCGGGAATCGCAAGGGGCGAACTCTACGCCTGCATCGGCCTGTCCGAACCGGGCGCCGGATCCGATCTCGCCGCCGTGCGGACGACGGCCCGCGAAACCGCCGAAGGCTGGCGGATCAACGGTCAGAAAATCTGGACCACGGGCGCGCATTTCTCGCACATCATGCTTGCGCTCGTCCGCACCGAAGAGGGAAGCGAGCGTAACGCGGGGCTCAGCCAATTGCTGATCGACCTCGATACGCCGGGTATTACGATCCGCCCGATCATCGATATGGCGGGAAGCCACGACTTCAACGAGGTTTTCTTCGACGATGTCCTCGTTCCTCATGGCGCCCTCGTCGGCGAACGCGGGCAGGGGTGGAAGCAGGTCACCGCCGAACTCGGGCTCGAACGATCGGGCCCCGAGCGCTATCTGTCGAGCCATGCGCTATTCGTGGCGCTGGTTGACGCGGCAGGCCCCGATCCCGATCCCGCGCTGGCGACATTGATCGGCGAGCTGGCTGCTGAAATGTGGACTCTGCGCCAGCTTTCGATGTCGACCGCGGCAAAGCTCGCGGCGGGCGATGATCCGATGGTTGAGGCATCGGTCGTTAAGGAGCTCGGCAATGCCTTCGAACAGGACATGCCCCGCCGCGTGCAGGCGATTGTCGATTGCGGATGGAGCGATGAAGATGATCTCGCGAAACTGCTCCGCGCCCTTCTCATCGCCTCGCCCAGCTTCTCGCTTCGCGGCGGAACGCGTGAGGTGATCCGCGGTATCATCGCGCGTGGATTGGGTCTGCGATGA
- the lpdA gene encoding dihydrolipoyl dehydrogenase, with protein sequence MANKEIIVADTNYDLIVLGSGPGGYVAAIRAAQLGLKTAIVERENLGGICLNWGCIPTKALLRSAEIYHYMQHAGDYGLIAQQISADIDAVVKRSRGVAKQLSQGVAFLMKKHKITVHMGEGKLTAPGKLEVKGEKGTETLTAKNIIVATGARARDLPFAPADGKRIWTYRHALVPPEMPKKLLVIGSGAIGIEFASFYSDMGVDVTVVEMLDRLVPVEDADVSAFLEKQLKKQGMTIYTGAGVEELKATATGVTAKIKTKDGKTESAEFSHAIVAIGIVPNTENIGLEALGVKTTKGHIDTDAMCRTNVPGIWAIGDVTAPPWLAHKAMHESVISVEAIAGNHPHAMDPRNIPGCTYCRPQIASVGLTEAKAKELGYEVKAGTFPFIGNGKAIALGESEGFTKTVFDAKTGELLGAHMIGAEVTELIQGYTIGKTAELVEDDFIGTVFPHPTLSETMHEGVLAAFGRPLHI encoded by the coding sequence ATGGCGAACAAGGAGATAATTGTGGCTGATACCAACTACGACCTCATCGTCCTCGGCTCGGGCCCCGGCGGCTATGTCGCGGCGATCCGCGCGGCGCAGCTCGGCCTCAAAACCGCGATCGTCGAGCGCGAGAATCTCGGTGGCATCTGCCTCAACTGGGGCTGCATCCCGACCAAGGCTCTGCTGCGCTCGGCCGAAATCTATCATTATATGCAGCATGCGGGCGACTATGGCCTGATCGCGCAGCAGATCAGCGCCGACATCGATGCGGTCGTGAAGCGCAGCCGCGGCGTCGCCAAGCAGCTCAGCCAGGGCGTCGCCTTCCTGATGAAGAAGCACAAGATCACCGTCCATATGGGTGAGGGCAAGCTGACCGCACCGGGCAAGCTGGAAGTGAAGGGTGAGAAGGGGACTGAAACCCTGACTGCCAAGAATATCATCGTCGCGACGGGCGCGCGCGCGCGCGACCTGCCGTTCGCGCCCGCCGACGGCAAGCGCATCTGGACCTATCGCCACGCGCTCGTCCCGCCCGAAATGCCGAAGAAGCTGCTCGTCATCGGATCGGGCGCGATCGGGATCGAATTCGCGAGCTTCTACAGCGACATGGGCGTCGACGTGACCGTCGTCGAAATGCTCGACCGTCTTGTCCCCGTCGAAGATGCCGACGTTTCGGCCTTCCTCGAGAAGCAGCTCAAGAAGCAGGGCATGACGATCTACACCGGTGCCGGCGTCGAGGAACTCAAGGCGACCGCGACCGGCGTCACCGCGAAGATCAAGACCAAGGACGGCAAGACCGAAAGCGCCGAGTTCAGCCACGCGATCGTCGCGATCGGTATCGTGCCGAACACCGAGAATATCGGGCTCGAAGCGCTCGGCGTGAAGACGACCAAGGGCCATATCGACACCGATGCGATGTGCCGCACCAACGTCCCCGGAATCTGGGCGATCGGCGATGTGACCGCGCCGCCGTGGCTCGCGCACAAGGCGATGCATGAATCGGTGATTTCGGTCGAGGCGATCGCGGGCAATCATCCGCACGCGATGGACCCGCGCAACATCCCCGGCTGCACCTATTGCCGTCCGCAGATCGCAAGCGTCGGCCTGACCGAAGCAAAGGCGAAGGAACTGGGTTACGAGGTCAAGGCGGGCACCTTCCCCTTCATCGGCAACGGCAAGGCGATCGCGCTCGGCGAATCCGAGGGCTTCACCAAGACCGTCTTCGATGCCAAGACCGGCGAACTGCTCGGCGCGCACATGATCGGCGCCGAGGTCACCGAGCTCATTCAAGGCTATACGATCGGCAAGACCGCCGAGCTGGTCGAGGATGATTTCATCGGCACCGTCTTCCCGCATCCGACGCTCAGCGAAACGATGCACGAGGGCGTGCTGGCAGCGTTCGGACGCCCGCTGCACATCTAG
- a CDS encoding phosphatase PAP2 family protein, whose amino-acid sequence MMGRSPLLAVSAALIAATILLGLAVGAGWTETADWQVSHILSLRIDESDPVFISFMQWASWIGGGTPRWIIVILLCGLVWHWCGPRCAVALAGMSLLSNLASSLLKLAFGRARPDLIDHLDHQTSYSYPSGHATNAAVVYLLLTWLTPPRWRPYAWTLAAAMIILNGFSRIMLGVHWASDIVGGTMLGAAFALLGAWWVRSQKIAA is encoded by the coding sequence ATGATGGGACGGTCCCCGCTATTGGCGGTCTCCGCGGCGTTGATCGCGGCCACGATCCTGCTGGGCCTCGCGGTCGGTGCGGGCTGGACCGAGACCGCCGACTGGCAGGTCTCGCATATACTCTCGTTGCGTATCGACGAAAGCGATCCGGTCTTTATCTCCTTCATGCAGTGGGCAAGCTGGATCGGCGGCGGAACGCCGCGCTGGATCATCGTCATCCTGCTCTGCGGGCTCGTGTGGCATTGGTGCGGGCCGCGCTGTGCGGTTGCGCTCGCCGGCATGTCGCTCCTCTCGAACCTCGCGTCCAGCCTGCTCAAGCTTGCCTTCGGCCGCGCGCGCCCCGACCTGATCGATCACCTCGACCATCAGACAAGCTATTCCTATCCCAGCGGCCATGCGACGAACGCCGCCGTCGTCTACCTTCTCCTCACCTGGCTCACACCCCCGCGCTGGCGCCCTTATGCCTGGACGCTCGCCGCCGCGATGATCATCCTCAACGGCTTCTCGCGAATCATGCTCGGCGTGCATTGGGCGAGCGACATCGTCGGCGGAACGATGCTCGGCGCAGCCTTCGCCTTGCTCGGGGCATGGTGGGTGCGCAGCCAGAAGATTGCAGCCTGA